From the genome of Triticum aestivum cultivar Chinese Spring chromosome 1A, IWGSC CS RefSeq v2.1, whole genome shotgun sequence:
TATATGGTCTGGAAGGATACGACGGTTCGGACAAGATATCGGTTCCAGACCAGATGCGTTTGTGCGGGAGGCAACCGCGCGACGGTTGGGCAAGGGAAGATTTCCCCTAATTACATTTGTAATTAATCTTAACAAAAATCACTTGCACAATAAAAAAGGGTCCATGACATTTGCTTAAATAATACAAATAAGTAGCACCAAACTGTCATATAGTGCCTCCACAGCAAAAACAGAGAATCTTGGGGCCTACTTATGTAGAAATTATGGTTGACtagtataacgcccgtgcgttgccacgggctcttcaaaatttataatcagtatctttcatttatcatcccctcatattggatgattatggggtgctctaattagaaacacaacaatcaaatattaggaaatttcatcgaacgaacaacaacgaataatacgatatctatcaaacgaataaaatgaggtcatatttttggtccgtcatgcacttctgttgaaaagtgcctatcccttttagaatcaacccactgtttgctcgcacgcaaaaaaatacatctctaaagtgggaaaccgatcggtgccaaaaagaactcaaactcctatccaatctcgacttcgtgctctttcacttccattgataaagatgggacgtcaagggtttcatcatgatgacctcgagcagccgccgacatccctccccacatctacccctaccccctgctgccgcttgcactgtccttactcctcgagggagctagggacacaatgttctctaggatgggcatgaccagatccacgaggaggccacattcttccatgggaacccaaccaagcacaccaccctccgcaaccatccaatcccggcctaacaaagtcaagacccgccatcgatgcacaaatcaggctcgccgcatccaggttcactgcaagtctgcgacgagtctgtagtcgacatcttgactttggctatccccacggaagaatcatcggatcctgcttacttttaccatcacttcgtctcCACGGAAGAATCAAGTCTGTAgtcgctgccttgggaagagacgaagtgatggtaaaagtaagcaggatccgatgattcttccgtggggatagccaaagtcaagatgtcgactacagactcgtcgcagacttgcagtgaacctggatgcggcgagcctgatttgtgcatcgatggcgggtcttgactttgttaggccgggattggatggttgcggagggtggtgtgcttggttgggttcccatggaagaatgtggcctcctcgtggatctggtcatgcccatcctagagaacattgtgtccctagctccctcgaggagcaaggacagtgcaagcggcagcagggggtaggggtagatgtggggatggatgtcggcggctgctcgaggtcatcatgatgaaacccttgacgtcccatctttatcaatggaagtggaagagcacgaagtcgagattggataggagtttgagttctttttggcaccgatcggttccccactttagagatgtatttttttgcgtgcgagcaaacagtgggttgattctaaaagggataggcacttttcaacagaagtgcatgacggaccaaaaatatgacctcattttattcgtttgatagatatcgtattattcgttgttgttcgttcgatgaaatttcctaatatttgattgttgtgtttctaattagagcaccccataatcacccaatatgagggaatgataaatgaaagatactgattataaattctgaagagcccgtggcaacgcacgggcgttatactaGTTAGGAGTAGAGATTGATAGTAATACACCAGTGGTGCCTATTACACTATTAAAGTTTCATTCACCAGATGCCATCCAAAGGTCATCATTAGACTGTCATACAGAAAAATTATACAGTAACGGTAGAAGGCAATAGAAAGTCCACACAAGTGAATCTAGGTCGGGTGATGCGTACAACCTTGTCCAATGATGCACACTGAACAACTTGATGTCTTCAGCAACAAATTTATAGTGAAAATTTTGGAGACCACATCATCAATAGCCGCCAAGACCAATTCTCTTCCTAAGGGCATCTGAATAGTTGCTGGAGTAGTGAACTGACTTGGCGACACCCTGCGCAGCTTGCAGAGAGACCTCACCACAACACTCAATGACCAAAGACTCTAACTTATGTGCATGCCTCAGTTCAGCCACTCCAACATCAGTAATGTAATGACACAACTGAAGTGTGAGATTACTCAAGCCTGGGGTGTGCGCAATGGAGCGCATCCCAGCATCAGTTACCGCATGACACACTATAAGCTGAAGTGTTTCCAGATGTGGTGAGGATGAGAGGCCCTTCATCCCCTCGTCATCAAAGAAGTTGGCGGTATTTAGCGCAAGAACACGAATCGGGCAGGACTGAATGAGTGCCAGAAAACACTCTTGTGTGAATCCTATTTCTGATGGCCAGTCAGGGGAACATCCTGTAAAGCTGAGGTCTACCATCTGAAGCATACGACAGTTTAGGGCTAGAGTGTAAAGGTTGTTATCAGTAAATAACGTCCTGGTTTCACAATAGCCGACATCACTAGAGTAGTGATGTAGGTTGAGCCAAAGTGAGATGCTTTTAAGGTTGCTGTAGCTCCGAGATAATGCAATCATGTCATTGTCATTTAGAGCACAAACACACTCAAGGCAAAGTTTCTCCAATGTTTTACATTTCCCTAGGACAACACGAAGTCCTACTTCCGGCCAAGTTTCAATACGCGCCAACCTTAAATCCTTCAAACTCTCACAGCAGAAATCATACAAATCCATGCCGTGAGCATCGTACGAGGAGTCATAGACCACATCACTTGTaatacaatcatattttcctctttTGCCCTCAAACTCAAACTTCTGGAGCTTCATCCATCCTGAACCAAACTTTATGAAGTCATGATGATTGATTCCTTTGCAATTCTTCACTACAAGCTCTTCCAATGATCCATCCCTACCAAGGTATTCCAGCCACTCTACACTGTCAATTTTCTCGCAACCAATAAGGTGGAGAGCAGATAGACTTGTGCAACCGACTGCAACCGAGAAATGCCCAACTGATGTTACTTTTGGTGTGGAGTTGAGCGTGAGAGACAGCAATGTCTTGCAATAAGCTAAACAAGCAAGCCCAGAGTCATCAATATGTGAGCAAAAGCTTAAGGTGAGGTCAACCAGCGAGGAATAGTGAGATGAAAACACAGAAAGGCCTTTGTTGTCCAACTGCTTTCCATGTCCAGGTATCCAATCAGAGTAATCAATTTCCACTTTCTGCAGATTTGGGAACCGGGCGCACAATGATGTCAGTGCTTCTATAGCAGTGCAAAGACCGGAACCAACACGGATAGCACCCCTTTGATTCCCCTCTATCTTGTAGAGCTGCTTTGACACAAGGGAAAGAGAATTGAGATCACTTGTCCTGGTGACCCTGTTGAGAATCTCTGTCACCAGAGCCTCTGGTAGGTCCTCCATCGAACAAATTCAATTCAGCCGTACCAATCATCAGGTAATACATATCAAGGTTCAGAAAACAACCGAAGTGGAGGACTCAAAATTACGATATATCAGAATAATAATGCATGTGAAGATAGATGGATATGACACTGGGGACAGACACTCATTATGGAGAATATACTACTGATGAAGTTAGAGCAATTTCTGCTGTATCTGTGCAAAacataattgtctgttgttcacaAGCATGGAGATTTATTAAAATAGGTAGCTCCACAAGTAGAAAATATCTGTTCACTCATCGAGAAAAAATGACACTACAGGCGGGCCACATCATCATTAAATTAAACTAGCTACCATCATAATTAAGTATAGCAAGCAGAGCCTGAACAATGAACTAAGATATAGAATGCAAAGAAACGTGCAGAATCTGAACCAACAACTTATTTGGAGGCACCTAGCTAATTAATAACAAGAAAACCAGAGCATATATGCAAATTAGTTAGTACTAGTAGCAATTGGTTGTTCAAGAAAGAAAGTAGGGAAATCAATCATTTTTCAAACAGCCGATGAGCTGAGTTTCACAAGGccaatctgttggaaatatgccctagaggcaataataaaaggattattattatatttccttgttcatgataattgtcttttattcatgctatattgtgttatccggaaatcgtaatacatgtgtgaataacagacaccaacaagTCCCtcataagcctctagttgactagctcgttgatcaacagatagtcatggtttcctgactatggacattggatgtcattgataacgagatcacatcattaggagaatgatgtgatggacaagacccaatcctaaacatagcacaagatcttatagttcgtttgctagagttttccaatgtcaagtatcctttccttagaccatgagatcgtgtaactcccggataccgtaggagtactttgggtgtaccaaacgtcacaacgtaactgggtgaccataaaggtatactacgggtatctctgaaagtgtctgttgggttgacacggatcaagactgggatttgtcactccgtatgacggagaggtatcactgggcccactcggtaatgcatcatcattatgagctcaaagtgaccaagtgtctggtcacgggatcatgcattacggtacgagtaaagtgacttgccggtaacgagattgaacgaggtattgggatactgacgaccgaatctcgggcaagtaacataccgattgacaaagggaattgtatacggggttgcttgaatcctcgacatcgtggttcaaccgatgagatcatcgaggagcatgtgggagccaacatgggtatccagatcccgctgttggttattgaccggagagcgatctcggtcatgtctacatgtctcccgaacccgtagggtctacacacttaaggttcggtgatgctagggttgtagggatatgtatatgcagtaacccgaatgttgttcggagttccggatgagatcccggacgtcatgaggagtttcagaatggtccggaggtaaagaattatatataggaagtgctatttcggccatcgggacaagtttcggggtcaccggtattgtaccgggaccaccggaagggtcccagggtccactgggtggggccacctatcccggagggccccatgggctgaagtgggaagggatccagcccaaagtgggctggggcgccacttcccctagggcccatgcgcctagggtgggggtaacttggccgccgccccctaggagattgcatctcctagggccggcgccccccctagaccccctatatatagtgggggggagggagggcctcTTACCCACGccattggtgcctccctctccctctccaacacctcctccttctccatagagcttggcgaagccctgccggagtactgcagctccatcatcaccacgccgtcgtgctgctgctggtgccatcttcctcaacctctccttcccccttgctggatcaagaaggaggagacgttacgctgaccgtacgtgtgttgaacgcggaggtgccgtccgttcggcgctaggatctccggtgatttggatcacgtcgagtacgacttcctcatccccgttctttgaacgcttccgcgcgtgatctacaaaggtatgtagatgcaatccaatcactcgttgctagatgaactcatagatggatcttggtgaaaccgtaggaaaatttttgttttctgcaacgttccccaacagtggcatcatgagctaggtctatgcgtagttcttcttgcgcgagtagaacacaatttgttgtgggcgtagatgttgtcaactttcttgccgctactagtcttatcttgcttcaacggtattatgggatgaagtggtccggaccaaccttacacgtacgcttacgtgagaccggttccaccgactaacatgcactagttgcataaggtggctggcgggtgtctgtctctcccactttagttggagcggattcgatgaaaagggtccttatgaagggtaaataaaagttgacaaatcacgttgtggctttcacgtaggtaagaaaacgttcttgctagaaccctcttgcagccacgtaaaacttgcaacaacaattagatgacgtctaacttgtttttgccgcaagtgttttgtgatatgatatggccaaagttgtgatgaatgatgaatgatatatatatgtgatgtatgagatcatgttcttgtaataggaatcacgacttgcatgtcgatgagtatgactagcggcaggagccataggggttgtctttatttttttgtatgacctgcatgtcattgagaaacgccatgtaaattactttactttattgctaaacatgttagccatagtagtagaagtaatagttggcgagcaacttcatggagacacgatgatggagatcatgatgatggagatcatggtgtcatgccggtgacaggatgatcatggagccccaagatggagatcaaaggagctatgtgatattggccatatcatgtcactattattattgcatgtgatgtttatcatgtttttgcatcttgtttacttagaacgacggtagtaaataagatgatccctcataataatttcaagaaagtgttccccctaactgtgcaccgttgcgacagttcgttgtttcgaagcaccacgtgatgatcgggtgttagattccaacattcacatacaacgggtgtaagacagatttacaaaTGCAaagacttaggttgacttgacgagcctagcatgtacaaacatggcctcggaacacagaagaccgaaaggtcgagcatgagtcgtatagaagatacgatcaacatgaagatgttcaccgatgttgactagtccgtctcacgtgatgatcggacacggcctagttaactcggatcatgttatacttagataacaggagggatgtctatctaagtgggagttcattgaataatttgattagatgaacttaattatcatgaacttagtctaaagtatttacaatatgtcttgtagatcaaatggccaatgtagtcctcaacttcaacgcgttcctagagaaaaccaagctgaaagacgatggcagcaactatacagactgggtccggaacctgaggatcatcctcatagctgccaagaaagaatatgtcctacaagcaccgctaggtgacgcacccgtcccacagaaccaagacgttatgaacgcttggcagacacgtgctgatgactactccctcgttcagtgcggcatgctttacagcttagagccggggctccaaaagcgttttgagagacatggagcatatgagatgttcgaagagctgaaa
Proteins encoded in this window:
- the LOC123071402 gene encoding F-box/LRR-repeat protein 14-like, with the protein product MEDLPEALVTEILNRVTRTSDLNSLSLVSKQLYKIEGNQRGAIRVGSGLCTAIEALTSLCARFPNLQKVEIDYSDWIPGHGKQLDNKGLSVFSSHYSSLVDLTLSFCSHIDDSGLACLAYCKTLLSLTLNSTPKVTSVGHFSVAVGCTSLSALHLIGCEKIDSVEWLEYLGRDGSLEELVVKNCKGINHHDFIKFGSGWMKLQKFEFEGKRGKYDCITSDVVYDSSYDAHGMDLYDFCCESLKDLRLARIETWPEVGLRVVLGKCKTLEKLCLECVCALNDNDMIALSRSYSNLKSISLWLNLHHYSSDVGYCETRTLFTDNNLYTLALNCRMLQMVDLSFTGCSPDWPSEIGFTQECFLALIQSCPIRVLALNTANFFDDEGMKGLSSSPHLETLQLIVCHAVTDAGMRSIAHTPGLSNLTLQLCHYITDVGVAELRHAHKLESLVIECCGEVSLQAAQGVAKSVHYSSNYSDALRKRIGLGGY